AGGAAAGGGGTTATATTTTCGTTGTACGTTATGTGCAAACGGAAGGGGATTCTCTTTTGTATGAGCTTACGAACATCTTCTTTGGCGTATTCTCTCATTTTATCTTCTGGAATGATGACAGTTGGTCTATCAAAATTCTCATGGTCATGGATCTCAGCACGGAGTAGCTCACCGGTCCCCTCATACTCATAGCCATGCTCCAGATTGGGGTGCAAATTTTGTCCCGGGCTCAAAGGTGAGATCTTCGTGATCCTTTCTATCTCGGTATCTACCCAGTTTTTTTTGGGATCATAACTGAACCCGAGGTCAGCGAACGGAAATCGGATATTTAGCCTATTCTCATTAATAAGGGTTTGAAGGGGTGCGTGACCTTCAGGGTAACCAATGAGGCTGGAGTTGTCAATGACAGAAGTTATTCCGAAACGGTTCAGGTCTTTGATCAGATATTCAAGGGAGCTAACCTGCTCCTCTGGTGTCGCTGTTGGCAACATGGTATCCATTGCCAGAAATACGAAAGTATATCCTTCGATCACCCCCGTATAATTACCTTTATCGTCCTTTTGAAGTTCGGTACCGGGTAGCATCGGGAATTTTGACGTGCCGACCCCGAAGAATTTCATGGCCGGCTTGTTGAGCCATACCCTGTTGTAGGCATACTGAACATAAAGAGGCTTGTCTGGCACCGCTTTGTTCAATTCTTCAATTGTCGGATAACGTTGTTCCTTAAATTGATAGGGAGACCATGCGCCGTGCACCTTTACCCAATGACCATCCGGTGTTCTCGCCGCTTGCTCGGTCAGCATTTCAAGCGCCCTTTTAAGCGTCGGCACATTATCCCATCGTACCTTATGGTTAAAATTCTTCTCGTTCAGCGGATGCATATGCGAATCTTCCAGTCCGGGGATCAGGCGTCTGCCGTCTGCGTCGATCAGGTGGGTGTGTCCATCTTTAAGGGCAAGGATCTCGTCATCGTTGCCGACAGCATAGATCCTGCCGGCACTTACGGCAAGCGCTGTGGCCTGCGGCTGTGCTGCCGTCAGGGTCGTGATCTTGGCATGATAAACGATCAAGTCCGCACCGGCAGATGGCTTGCCCGTTTGCGCATATGATCCTGACCCGATAAGTGCTGCTGTGAGTAATGCAATGGTTTTTTTCATCTGTTTGTATTTTTATTTTGTTTATTTATTACTTGCTTGTTTCCAAAGGCATTCATGCTACCTTCGGCGGTTTAGTTGTCAGATGGAGCCTTTGATGATTCAGATAATCATTGTCCTGTGTGCTTAATGATTATTGACAAGCAGTTAAAAATTTTGGTATCAATGAGCTCGCTGTCGTTTCGGTTATCTGAATCATGTCGGGTTCATGATTGTACGTTAGTGATATAATAAAATTCCCAATGTTATATCGCCTTTATAGGCAATGCGTATCTTTTGTGCGAGCAGGATCGAAAGCAAATTTTCATACATTTCTGATCAAAATTTAAAACCTAAGAGTGAACTAATAAAAACCCCATCTTTATGCTGCGGTATCACGTCGTTGATAAAATCCCCGGTCTTAAAATATTGTACGCCCGCATTGTAGCTCAGAAACTTGCTGATCTGCCAGGATACCGTAGAAATGTAAGCCGTGCCAATATATCGGCGGTTTGAATTTGAGGAACCCAGCCTGAGCGTACCATCCGGAAGGTAAATACCGTCCTGTAGGGATTGCCGCCAGGAGAATACCGTCTCTAAGGAAAGCAGCACATTCTCGACCGGGTTCCAGCTCAAGTTCGGATGAATAGACAGCAGGTTTGCCGGACCGGCCTGTGGGTTCATACCGAAATAACCGCCGTTCGGATATAAAGCGTTAAATGTGCCCAGTTTACCGTCGCCCTTGGCATCGTCGCCTGAAATAAAATCGCTTCGGAGCTTTACTGTCGGAGCCCCGTTCAGATTAGCGAAGCGATAAGCGATATCCATCGAACCGCCCCAAGCGCGGATATCTGCCGCACCAAACTTACCCAACTGATAACCGATCTCAAAGTTGTAAAGCACTTCATTTCCGTTCGCCCACAACCGGGCACCGACGGTCTGGCGGTTTTCAGCGGCAACACCATCATCAAACCTGGCCTCATCCCGGTTGATACCCATATAATAAAGGTCTATATGGAGCATTTTAGCCGCGTTATGTGTGCTATAAATACCCCAAAGGCTCGATTTTCGGCTAATGGGATTATCAAACACACCGGTCTTTACACGACCGGCCGCCATGAGGAAAGCATCAATGTTCCATTTTGGGGAAGTATATGCCACCTTGGCTCCGTCGAAATACAAGCGCAGGTTGGGGCCTTCGCGGACATCGAGCAGCCGGCCGCTACCGTACTGCAATTCCTGGCGTCCTAACCGGATGGTCATCCTATCATCCATTCCCTTGTAAGGGATCAGGTCTATGAAAAGGTTTTGAACATTCAGCTGATCTTCATCGATAGGCCGCGGTCCGTTCTTTCGCCCGTTCTCCAAGCCGCTTCGTAACTGCCCGAAGATCCTGATCCTGCCACTTAGATGCAGATCAGCATGCAGCTGGTACCGCTGTAGCAAGAAAATATTTCTGCCGACATTACTTGCGCCCCAGTCTTCGTGCTGTGCCCGGTCCAGTTCAGCCCTTAGCTCGCCACCGAAGGAAACATAGGTTCTTCCGCTTTCCGAAAGCGGCAGGTATTTCAACCGATTGTAAAAGGTCCTGGTACTACCCTTCAAAGCTGAATAATCTTCATTAAAACGTAACAGTTTGAAATTTTGGGCATAGGAAAATTTTACCAACACTAAGAGACTTACTAGTAATACAGTTTTTAGTTTCATCAGCCGTGCATATTATTGATTGATCTCCTGATCCGTTTTGGTTGGGGTCGTTTTCCTTTCATCGTGTATCGTTTTGGTTCCCAAAGGAGGGTTACCCCCCGTTCGTATATTTATGTATTTCCATCCCGTTCAAATCATTTTTTGCAGCTTTTCAGAACGGCAATCAATAGAAATATGGATCCCGTGTACTGCATGAACATCATTATAAAATGCCATACAAATCTCAGCAATCGGAATGCAACGGAACGAAGATATTTGTAGGAAAAGTACGTAGACAAAGGTCTACTGTTTTAATTGAGGCAAGAAAATAAACTGGTTTAAACAACTCTTGCCGGCGATTGTCACGGCATAAGGCATCTCTATAGATGCTTGGTTAAGATCCTTAAGGGACATTCATCATTTGGCGATAGGCAGAAAAATGTTCTGCCTATTAAGACAAGAAATCGACATAAAAAATATTCAGGCCATATTTCATACCAATGAATGAATATTTTTTATCAAAGATTTCATCTGGCCGTTAAAAATCAAATTATATTCAGATGAAATAACCATGTTATTTTAAATTGTGCCGGCGTTTGACCCGGCTTAGCGTATCTTTATTGATACCGAGATAAGAAGCAATGACATGCTGAGGAAAACGACCAACAAGCTCGGGATAACATTCAGCAAAATCTATATAACGCTTTTCAGCAGTGAAACTTATTGCAGCTGTGAGGCGTCGTTCATTGGCCATGATGTTACGTTCGTCGAGCTTGTTCATCATTTGCCGAAAGGCAGGAACCTTTTTCTCCAACTCCTTAGCGTTATCTAAAGTCATACAAAGCAAGTGGCATTGCTCCAAAGCATCGATATGGAATCGGCTTGGTGTTTGGTTTATAAAACTTTCACGGTCGCCCATCCACCAATCCTCGATCCCAAGCCTCACGATATGTTCCAGCCCCTTATCATCAACGAAATACATCCGCATCGCACCTTTTACAATAAATGCAAATTTCTTACAAACGTCTCCGTCCTGTAAAATGTATTTCCTTTTCCCTAATCTGACTGGCGTAAAGTTCTGCCTTATCAATTCCTTATCCTCCTCTGTTAGTGGTTGAGAGCTGAATTTTTCCAGATAATTAATGTAAGCGTCGTACATATAACCCTTGCGTCTATTTTAAATATTAAAAGAATGTTTGTGTTGTGCTAATATACGATAAGTTGAAATTTATTGCTAAATCCGTTGCAAAAATTATAATTCAATCCATTGAATTACTGACAGTTACATCACTAGGCTTCAATACTCGATCGTCGCCTTAATCGTACTTTGTTGACAAATATCTACGTTATTTTGCTACAAATAAAAAGCCACTTTAAGTCGGTAAAAGATACTTTGTATATTATAAAGGGAAAATGGGCGATAATGATTATCGCATCTCTGGTATCAGCGATAAAATGTTATTTAGAACTGCCGGCTTATGGCGGTATGCGAAAAATTGAATAATTCAGGGGATTTGTAAAACCATTTATGCTGCCTTTAAAAGTTAATAAACAAGCATAAATGCTCCATTCAGCCACTTAAAAACAAATAAAAACCGAATGAAAACAAAAAGCCTGCAAACGTTTAATTTGCAGGCTTTTGTATGTTTTGACTTCAAGATGTGTAGCCGAAACCGAACAAATCTCGAAACATTTTTTGGAAGATTTGGAGCGGCTCAACCCGTTAAGTCACGAAGTTTCTGATATAAGATAAGCAATATTCTTAAATCCAAATACCCTAAAAATTAGGGTATTTGGATAATACCTTTCCTCCCTTTTCCTGTGTTTTTGAAAATGCTAAATTTCTCAACTAATTCTCCTAAATCTCTGGTTGCAGTTAGTTTACAATCGTGCAATTCATTGGGTGCTGTTTGGCGTGAAATACTGTTGATTTCCTGATACTCTTTATTTGTGATTTTACCTTTTTCTTTCGCCATTACCAAAAATTTGGCAACGGCTGTTTCATCAATATCATCAAAACTTGCTCGCCGTTCAATCGTCTTTGCCAATGAAAATAGTGCTTCCGTTGGCATTTGTAAATCCACAAATCCATTTTAGGTATTCATCTCTCCAAGAGCTTTTGTATTCTACGTTTTGTTGTTCGGGCATAATTTATTGTTCTATTTTATCTCTAAAAAGCGCTGATGGTTGAAGGCA
This Olivibacter sp. SDN3 DNA region includes the following protein-coding sequences:
- a CDS encoding helix-turn-helix domain-containing protein; protein product: MPEQQNVEYKSSWRDEYLKWICGFTNANGSTIFIGKDD
- a CDS encoding Crp/Fnr family transcriptional regulator; protein product: MYDAYINYLEKFSSQPLTEEDKELIRQNFTPVRLGKRKYILQDGDVCKKFAFIVKGAMRMYFVDDKGLEHIVRLGIEDWWMGDRESFINQTPSRFHIDALEQCHLLCMTLDNAKELEKKVPAFRQMMNKLDERNIMANERRLTAAISFTAEKRYIDFAECYPELVGRFPQHVIASYLGINKDTLSRVKRRHNLK
- a CDS encoding alginate export family protein, which encodes MKLKTVLLVSLLVLVKFSYAQNFKLLRFNEDYSALKGSTRTFYNRLKYLPLSESGRTYVSFGGELRAELDRAQHEDWGASNVGRNIFLLQRYQLHADLHLSGRIRIFGQLRSGLENGRKNGPRPIDEDQLNVQNLFIDLIPYKGMDDRMTIRLGRQELQYGSGRLLDVREGPNLRLYFDGAKVAYTSPKWNIDAFLMAAGRVKTGVFDNPISRKSSLWGIYSTHNAAKMLHIDLYYMGINRDEARFDDGVAAENRQTVGARLWANGNEVLYNFEIGYQLGKFGAADIRAWGGSMDIAYRFANLNGAPTVKLRSDFISGDDAKGDGKLGTFNALYPNGGYFGMNPQAGPANLLSIHPNLSWNPVENVLLSLETVFSWRQSLQDGIYLPDGTLRLGSSNSNRRYIGTAYISTVSWQISKFLSYNAGVQYFKTGDFINDVIPQHKDGVFISSLLGFKF
- a CDS encoding amidohydrolase → MKKTIALLTAALIGSGSYAQTGKPSAGADLIVYHAKITTLTAAQPQATALAVSAGRIYAVGNDDEILALKDGHTHLIDADGRRLIPGLEDSHMHPLNEKNFNHKVRWDNVPTLKRALEMLTEQAARTPDGHWVKVHGAWSPYQFKEQRYPTIEELNKAVPDKPLYVQYAYNRVWLNKPAMKFFGVGTSKFPMLPGTELQKDDKGNYTGVIEGYTFVFLAMDTMLPTATPEEQVSSLEYLIKDLNRFGITSVIDNSSLIGYPEGHAPLQTLINENRLNIRFPFADLGFSYDPKKNWVDTEIERITKISPLSPGQNLHPNLEHGYEYEGTGELLRAEIHDHENFDRPTVIIPEDKMREYAKEDVRKLIQKRIPFRLHITYNENITPFLDAMEEVVKTTPLDGMRWSIEHAETISDENIKRVKKLGGGIALDAKMALHGEAFAKTHGREKALYTPRFRALIKSGIPLSLTSDAFRVSPGNPWIGISWAVTGKAVSGNVILAGDNRLTREEALKLYTIGAAWFEYQESDKGRIAPGNLADFVLLSDDYFAVPDDQIKNLQSVLTVVGGRVVYGSDKYSDLSPKIADPLPSWSPVKYFGGYHFEK